One stretch of Arachis duranensis cultivar V14167 chromosome 1, aradu.V14167.gnm2.J7QH, whole genome shotgun sequence DNA includes these proteins:
- the LOC107480513 gene encoding cytochrome P450 81E8: protein MTPLISYTFFSILFLIITLKFHFSTRRFKNLPPGPPPLPILGNLRQLNFPLHRTLHAFSQKYGQVFSLWFGSQPVIVVSSPSLVQECFTKNDIILANRPPLRSAKHVGYNFTTVTVAPYGDHWRNVRRIISLDVLSTHRLNSFLGIRRDETLRLVQSLAAPSRNGEDFAKVELKSKLTEMTFNTIMRMISGKRYYGDDCDVADTEEAKQFRELIKELLSLGGSSNPFEFVKVLRWFDFGNLEKRLKDIARRSDVFLQGLIDQHRMKQGGDKNTMIDHLLSLQQSQPEYYTDQIIKGIVLVMLLGGTETSATSLEWAMAALLNHPEVLKKAKEEIDTQIGQDRLIEESDISKLPYLQNVIHETFRLHPAFPLLAPHYSSKDCTVGGYNFPKNTILLVNAWAIHRDPELWSNPTEFEPERFEKEGEAEKLIPFGLGRRACPGANLGNRTVSLTLGLLIQCFEWKRISEDEIDMSEGRGATTPKLIPLEALCKADSSIIDKVF from the exons ATGACACCATTAATCTCCTACACcttcttttctattctcttcCTCATCATAACGCTCAAGTTCCACTTCTCAACAAGAAGGTTCAAGAACCTTCCACCAGGTCCACCACCTCTTCCCATCTTGGGCAACCTCCGCCAACTCAACTTCCCCTTGCACCGAACCCTTCACGCCTTCTCTCAAAAGTACGGCCAAGTCTTCTCCCTCTGGTTCGGTTCCCAACCCGTCATCGTCGTCTCATCGCCCTCTCTCGTTCAAGAATGCTTCACAAAGAACGACATCATCTTGGCCAACCGGCCGCCGCTCCGTTCCGCGAAACACGTCGGCTACAACTTCACCACCGTCACGGTCGCACCTTATGGCGACCACTGGCGCAATGTCCGCCGCATTATCTCCCTTGATGTCCTCTCCACGCACCGCCTCAACTCGTTCTTGGGAATACGAAGGGACGAGACCCTGAGGCTGGTACAAAGCCTTGCGGCTCCATCGCGAAATGGTGAAGATTTTGCCAAGGTTGAGCTGAAGTCGAAGCTCACGGAGATGACGTTCAACACCATCATGAGGATGATCTCGGGGAAGAG GTACTATGGTGATGACTGTGACGTCGCGGACACAGAGGAAGCGAAGCAGTTCAGGGAGCTCATCAAAGAACTTTTATCGTTGGGAGGGTCTAGTAACCCTTTTGAATTCGTGAAGGTTCTTCGGTGGTTCGATTTTGGGAACCTAGAGAAGCGGCTCAAGGATATTGCTAGGAGAAGCGATGTATTCTTGCAGGGGCTTATTGATCAACACAGAATGAAACAGGGTGGAGATAAAAATACTATGATTGACCATTTATTGAGCTTGCAACAGTCGCAGCCCGAGTACTACACGGATCAAATCATCAAAGGCATTGTTCTG GTTATGCTTCTTGGAGGAACAGAAACATCAGCAACTTCTTTAGAATGGGCTATGGCTGCATTACTAAACCATCCAGAAGTGTTAAAGAAGGCCAAGGAAGAAATAGATACTCAAATAGGACAAGATCGCTTAATAGAAGAATCCGACATTTCGAAACTCCCTTACCTACAAAATGTTATCCACGAGACATTTCGGTTGCACCCTGCATTTCCATTATTGGCGCCACATTATTCTTCAAAAGATTGCACCGTAGGAGGATACAACTTCCCAAAGAATACTATTCTGTTGGTAAATGCTTGGGCTATTCATAGAGATCCTGAACTATGGAGCAACCCTACTGAGTTCGAGCCTGAGAGATTTGAGAAAGAAGGAGAAGCAGAAAAGTTGATTCCGTTTGGGCTTGGAAGAAGGGCATGTCCTGGAGCAAACTTGGGGAACCGTACAGTGAGTTTAACTTTGGGTTTATTGATTCAATGTTTTGAATGGAAGCGAATAAGTGAAGACGAAATTGATATGAGTGAAGGAAGAGGAGCGACCACCCCGAAGTTGATTCCTTTGGAGGCCTTATGTAAAGCAGATTCAAGTATCATTGACAAGGTTTTTTAA
- the LOC107480521 gene encoding probable receptor-like protein kinase At5g24010 yields the protein MIVAEIVHHRHQFSMAIHHQFYTVQHSLPLLLLLVIQLSSLQFHSHGYDLQNKYFINCGSSSNAKDTESGKTYVGDSSQVSYSKGSKTESNQSSVPSPIYQSARIFPSQSFYEFPIDTAGTYIIRLHFLAFTSPSNLSSATFNVSVPNFMLLQNFTPKNYTKSPLVKEYYVKISLGKFRFTFDPLRFSFAFVNAIEVFLLPRFLIANSVTGFDPQPAIGQNSLSTYSGVLTRALETKHRLNVGGNNITSSADLLWRTWFLDDTYLIDGQNAKSSQYSGSIPLTAGPDDDGPNANSYTAPENDVYGTARWINVTSENITWSLPVDKNVNHLIRLHFCDIWSIQADLTIFGMYIYDQFALLIGDDRNVSNKLPAPYYYDLMVQSDNSGFFRITVKPNSSAKVLRAFLNGLEIMQMVDSSDLSYLEDHSNGNTSVLPVVLGSVLGGLVLVALVVIVLVWRLKTNKQKPVEGSDWLPIPATAGGSSHSRTSRLTDGTIQGSPLRNINLGLKVPLQDLQLATKNFDEKQIIGKGGFGNVYKGVLKNGMKVAVKRSEPGSGQGLPEFQTEIMVLSKIRHRHLVSLIGYCDERYEMILVYEYMDKGTLRDHLYNTKLPSLTWKQRLEICIGAARGLQYLHKGASGGIIHRDVKSTNILLDENLVAKVADFGLSRTGPLDQHSYVSTGVKGTFGYLDPEYFRSQQLTEKSDVYSFGVVLLEVLCARPAIEPSLPREQVNLAEWGILCKNKGILEDIIDPTIKGQLDQNSFRKFSETIEKCLQEDGSDRPTMGDVLWDLEYALQLQRGAIHREPHEDSSSSASASLQLPNVRRLPSLSTLSEVDDMSIAMGDRSDTADDSVFSQLKIDEAR from the coding sequence ATGATTGTAGCTGAAATTGTTCATCACAGGCACCAATTTTCCATGGCAATTCATCATCAGTTTTACACAGTTCAACACTCTCTGCCTTTACTGCTATTACTTGTTATTCAGCTTTCATCACTTCAGTTCCACTCCCATGGGTATGATCTCCAAAACAAGTACTTCATCAATTGCGGATCGAGCAGCAATGCTAAGGACACCGAGAGTGGGAAAACTTACGTTGGGGATTCAAGCCAGGTCAGTTATAGCAAGGGAAGCAAAACAGAATCCAACCAATCATCAGTTCCTTCACCTATCTACCAATCCGCAAGAATCTTCCCAAGTCAATCTTTCTATGAGTTCCCAATTGACACCGCTGGTACCTACATAATACGCCTTCATTTCCTTGCTTTCACTTCGCCTAGTAACCTCTCTTCTGCAACGTTCAATGTCTCGGTTCCTAATTTCATGCTGCTGCAAAACTTCACGCCCAAGAACTATACAAAATCTCCTCTTGTTAAAGAGTATTACGTGAAGATATCTCTTGGTAAATTCAGATTCACTTTCGACCCTCTCCGTTTCTCGTTTGCCTTTGTGAATGCCATAGAAGTCTTCCTACTCCCCCGCTTCTTAATCGCTAATAGCGTCACAGGTTTTGATCCACAACCTGCCATTGGACAAAATAGTTTGTCCACCTACAGTGGGGTACTCACGCGAGCGTTGGAGACCAAACACAGGCTCAATGTTGGTGGCAATAATATCACAAGTAGCGCAGATCTCTTATGGAGAACCTGGTTTTTAGATGATACTTACCTTATTGATGGTCAAAATGCCAAGAGTTCCCAATATTCTGGTAGCATTCCACTCACGGCAGGTCCTGATGATGATGGTCCAAACGCTAATAGCTATACTGCGCCAGAAAATGATGTTTACGGAACAGCTAGATGGATTAATGTTACCTCTGAAAACATAACCTGGAGTCTTCCTGTGGACAAGAATGTAAACCACCTAATTCGGCTTCACTTCTGTGACATTTGGTCTATACAGGCTGACCTTACGATATTTGGCATGTACATTTATGACCAGTTTGCTTTGCTCATTGGTGACGACAGAAATGTGTCTAACAAATTGCCGGCGccttattattatgatttaatGGTCCAGTCTGATAACTCTGGTTTTTTCCGAATCACTGTCAAGCCTAATAGTTCTGCTAAGGTTCTTAGAGCTTTTTTGAATGGTCTAGAAATAATGCAAATGGTTGATTCATCAGATTTGAgttacttggaagaccattccaaTGGAAACACTAGTGTTCTTCCAGTGGTGCTGGGTTCAGTACTTGGAGGTTTGGTCCTGGTTGCATTGGTTGTTATTGTGTTAGTTTGGCGTCTTAAGACCAACAAACAAAAGCCGGTGGAGGGTTCAGATTGGTTGCCAATTCCTGCCACGGCAGGAGGAAGTTCTCACAGCAGAACAAGCCGGTTGACTGATGGAACCATTCAAGGCTCTCCACTTCGCAACATTAATCTCGGACTGAAGGTTCCTCTGCAGGATCTTCAATTGGCAACCAAGAACTTCGACGAGAAGCAGATAATTGGCAAGGGCGGTTTTGGAAATGTCTACAAGGGAGTTCTCAAGAACGGCATGAAAGTAGCAGTTAAGAGGAGTGAGCCAGGGTCCGGTCAGGGCCTTCCGGAGTTCCAGACTGAGATCATGGTTTTGTCCAAAATTCGCCACAGGCACCTCGTTTCCTTGATCGGCTACTGCGACGAAAGGTACGAGATGATACTGGTTTACGAGTACATGGACAAAGGGACATTGAGGGACCATTTGTACAATACAAAACTGCCAAGCTTGACTTGGAAGCAAAGGCTTGAAATTTGCATTGGAGCCGCAAGAGGCCTTCAGTACCTTCACAAAGGCGCGTCCGGGGGAATCATTCACCGGGATGTTAAATCCACCAACATTCTCCTTGATGAGAATCTTGTGGCTAAAGTTGCTGATTTCGGCCTTTCGAGAACAGGACCTCTTGACCAGCATTCCTATGTCAGCACAGGTGTTAAAGGAACTTTTGGTTATCTTGATCCGGAGTATTTCAGGTCGCAGCAGCTGACAGAAAAATCTGATGTCTATTCATTTGGTGTAGTTCTTCTGGAAGTGTTATGTGCCAGGCCGGCTATCGAACCTTCGCTCCCAAGGGAGCAAGTGAACTTGGCTGAGTGGGGAATCCTTTGCAAAAACAAAGGGATTCTAGAAGACATCATTGATCCCACCATCAAAGGCCAATTAGATCAAAACTCGTTCAGGAAGTTTAGCGAGACAATAGAAAAATGCTTGCAAGAAGATGGTTCTGATAGGCCAACCATGGGTGATGTGTTGTGGGACTTGGAGTATGCACTGCAGCTTCAGCGTGGCGCAATACACAGAGAGCCGCATGAGGATAGTTCTAGCAGTGCTTCTGCATCGCTTCAGTTGCCCAATGTTAGGCGTCTTCCTTCGCTGTCCACCTTGAGCGAAGTGGATGACATGTCCATTGCAATGGGTGATCGGTCTGATACAGCAGACGATTCAGTTTTTTCTCAGTTGAAAATCGATGAAGCTAGATAA